The following coding sequences lie in one bacterium genomic window:
- a CDS encoding DMT family transporter, whose product MGEFYALLCAVIWAVAVILLKRSGETVSPFALNLFRVGISSALLVATTLVSGQGLVRDAPLRDVLVLMASGIIAIAVADTLFHRCLNIVGAGITAIVDCLYSPLVVLFAFLLIGEHLNAWQLAGMVVVIAAVLIASGHPAPPGVPRRALLKGALMGMAAMAAVALGVVIAKPVLERQPVLWSTTVRQLGALAVMVPMALASPQRRRYLGVFRPDASWRFSLPATILGSYLALMFWLAGMKYTQAGAAAILNQTSTIYVLILASFFLHEPFTRRKLAASALAVAGILMVTLS is encoded by the coding sequence TTGGGAGAGTTCTACGCCCTGCTGTGCGCCGTGATCTGGGCGGTCGCCGTCATCCTGCTGAAGCGCTCGGGCGAGACCGTCTCCCCCTTCGCCTTGAACCTGTTCCGGGTCGGGATCAGCAGCGCGCTGCTGGTCGCCACGACGCTGGTGTCGGGCCAGGGGCTGGTGCGCGACGCTCCGCTGCGCGACGTGCTGGTCCTGATGGCCAGCGGCATCATCGCCATCGCGGTGGCCGACACCCTCTTCCACCGCTGCCTGAACATCGTCGGAGCCGGCATCACCGCCATCGTCGACTGCCTGTACTCGCCGCTGGTGGTGCTGTTCGCGTTCCTGCTGATCGGCGAGCACCTGAACGCGTGGCAGCTGGCGGGCATGGTGGTGGTCATCGCCGCGGTGCTGATCGCCTCCGGGCACCCCGCCCCGCCCGGCGTGCCGCGGCGGGCGCTGCTGAAGGGGGCGCTGATGGGCATGGCCGCCATGGCGGCCGTCGCCCTGGGCGTGGTCATCGCCAAACCGGTCCTGGAACGCCAGCCCGTGCTGTGGTCCACGACCGTGCGGCAGCTCGGCGCCCTGGCGGTGATGGTGCCGATGGCCCTGGCCTCGCCGCAGCGGCGGCGCTACCTGGGCGTGTTCCGGCCCGACGCCTCCTGGCGCTTCAGCCTGCCGGCCACGATCCTGGGCTCGTACCTGGCGCTGATGTTCTGGCTGGCCGGCATGAAGTACACCCAGGCCGGCGCCGCCGCGATCCTGAACCAGACCAGCACGATCTACGTGCTGATCCTGGCCTCGTTCTTCCTGCACGAGCCGTTCACGCGGCGCAAGCTGGCGGCCTCGGCGCTGGCGGTCGCGGGGATCCTGATGGTCACCCTGAGCTGA